Proteins encoded by one window of Elaeis guineensis isolate ETL-2024a chromosome 12, EG11, whole genome shotgun sequence:
- the LOC105033915 gene encoding premnaspirodiene oxygenase, which produces MELNFVSLAFLFSSFFFALVVLKAAKSTAMKLPPSPPKLPIIGHLHRVLGYIPHRALRDLSRRHGPVMLLKLGQVDQVVISSREAAREIMQTHDLIFATRPRLFIPEMLFRCSDIAFAPYGNYWRQMRKICTVELLSAKRVKEFAAPLQEEILNLVGNISKLNASPVNLSEKVFLLTNGVISRVAFGNTCKHAQRFLVETKKLTALASGFCVADLFPSLTFIDTLSGLRSASEKSWRELDEILEEIIEEHQEKKATSNGNKGDDPREEDIVDVLLGLEENGGLEFPVTRTNIKGVIMDLFVAGTDTASGTTVWAMAELIKHPEIMKKAQAEVRRVLKGRAWIEEGDMSEFHYMKLVIKETLRLHPPAPLLLPRFCTKSCQVDGYDIPAGSRVVINAWAIARDPGYWEDPESFRPERFDGSSVDYIGGSFEYVPFGAGRRICPGMTFGSTQMELILSHLLYHFDWKLPNGMDPNDVDMSETYGVTVSMKSPLCLIATPHIPL; this is translated from the exons ATGGAACTCAACTTCGTTTCCTTGGCCTTTCTTTTCTCGTCCTTCTTCTTTGCTCTTGTAGTGCTTAAGGCAGCCAAATCCACAGCAATGAAGCTGCCTCCAAGCCCACCGAAGCTCCCCATCATAGGCCACTTGCACCGCGTGCTCGGATATATCCCTCACCGCGCCTTGAGAGACCTGTCCCGGCGACATGGGCCTGTCATGCTTCTGAAGCTCGGACAAGTCGACCAAGTAGTCATCTCCTCTCGGGAGGCTGCGAGAGAGATCATGCAGACCCATGATCTCATCTTTGCCACCCGGCCCAGACTATTCATCCCCGAGATGCTTTTCCGTTGCTCTGACATCGCCTTCGCTCCCTACGGTAACTACTGGCGGCAGATGAGAAAGATATGCACGGTCGAGCTACTAAGTGCAAAGCGTGTCAAGGAATTTGCAGCGCCTCTACAGGAAGAGATTTTGAACCTCGTGGGGAATATCTCCAAGTTGAACGCATCTCCTGTGAACCTCTCCGAGAAGGTTTTCTTACTAACCAACGGCGTGATCTCAAGAGTCGCATTTGGCAATACATGCAAGCATGCGCAGAGGTTTCTTGTGGAGACTAAGAAACTGACGGCGTTGGCCTCCGGATTTTGTGTAGCTGATCTGTTCCCCTCGTTGACCTTTATCGACACTCTCAGTGGATTGAGATCCGCGTCAGAGAAATCTTGGCGTGAGTTGGATGAGATCCTTGAGGAGATAATCGAGGAGCACCAAGAGAAGAAAGCCACCTCAAATGGCAACAAAGGGGATGATCCACGAGAGGAAGATATTGTCGACGTTCTTTTAGGGCTGGAGGAAAATGGTGGACTTGAGTTCCCTGTCACACGCACCAACATCAAGGGCGTAATCATG GATTTGTTCGTTGCAGGGACCGATACGGCATCGGGAACGACGGTATGGGCGATGGCAGAGCTAATCAAGCACCCTGAGATTATGAAGAAAGCTCAAGCGGAGGTGCGGCGAGTGCTGAAGGGAAGGGCCTGGATTGAGGAGGGGGACATGAGTGAATTCCACTACATGAAGCTGGTGATCAAGGAGACTCTGAGGTTGCACCCGCCTGCTCCGCTGCTGTTGCCTAGGTTCTGCACCAAGAGTTGCCAAGTGGATGGCTACGATATTCCGGCGGGTAGCCGGGTTGTGATCAATGCTTGGGCTATAGCAAGGGATCCAGGGTACTGGGAGGACCCAGAAAGCTTCAGGCCCGAGAGGTTCGATGGCAGCTCGGTGGACTACATTGGTGGTAGCTTTGAATACGTGCCTTTCGGTGCGGGGCGGAGGATTTGCCCTGGGATGACCTTTGGATCGACCCAAATGGAGCTGATCTTGTCCCACCTTCTCTACCATTTTGATTGGAAGCTTCCCAACGGAATGGACCCCAACGATGTGGACATGAGCGAGACATATGGGGTAACTGTGAGCATGAAATCCCCTTTGTGCTTGATCGCTACTCCTCACATACCCCTCTAG